CTACCCGCCTCCATCCTGGCCAGCACCTTCTTCCTGCGGGATCAAGAAGAGGTTGACTTGACGCGATTTCCCTATAAAGAGGCCAAGCTCCGGGCTTTGTCGCTGTTCAACAAGTCCTATTTGCAGCACCTCCTCAAGCAGTCCGGGGGGAACATCTCGATGGCGAGCGACCGGGCGGGCATGGATCGGAGCAATTTCAAGAAGATCATCCGGAAGTACGAGATCGACATCCGGGAATTCAAGAAGGGATAGGCCCCCATGACGGCGATTCCGACCTTCGTCTTCGACGAAAAGAACCAATTCAGCCCCTTGCTCTTCGAAGAGCTGGCCAAGCGCGGTTTCGCCCTGCGGGTCGTCACGAAGGAGGAAATCTTCCCCGCGATCAGCGCCGGTCCGCCGGAGGTCGTCCTCTTCAACCTGGCCCTCACCCCCGGGGTGGACCACCTGAGCCTGATCCAGGAAATCCGTTCCATCGACGAGCACCTGCCAGTCTTCGTCCTCACCGAAAACTCCGATGTCGCGACCGCCGTGGCCTTTATGCGAGCCGGAGCCACCGACTTCATGGTGCTGCCCGCGGCCATGGACCAGCTCGAGGCCTCGCTCAAACGCGCGAGCCAGATGTACCACCTGGCGCGCAAGGTCTTCCAAGTTGAGCGCAAGGCGGCGGGGAAGGGCGATTTCCTCGGGATCGTGGGCCAAAGCGCCAAGATGCAGGACAATTTCAAGATGATCTCGACCGTGGCCAAGAGCAACGCGACGGTCCTGATCCAGGGCGAGTCCGGCACCGGCAAGGAGCTGGTCGCCAAAGCCATCCACGTGATGAGCGGGCGGCCCAAGCACAAGTTCATCGACCTCAATTGCGGCGCCATCCCGCGCGAGCTGCTCGAGAACGAGTTGTTCGGCCACGAGCGGGGCGCTTACACCGGCGCCGACCGCCGCTACATCGGCAGCTTCGAGCGCGCCAACGGCGGGACGATCTTCCTCGACGAGATCTCCGAGATGGACCCCTCGCTGCAAGTCAAGATCCTTCGCGTCCTGCAGGAGCGCAGCTTCCAGCGGGTCGGGGGCAGCGAGAAGGTGCAAGTCGACGTGCGCGTCGTGGCCGCGAC
This genomic stretch from Deltaproteobacteria bacterium PRO3 harbors:
- a CDS encoding sigma-54-dependent Fis family transcriptional regulator; its protein translation is MTAIPTFVFDEKNQFSPLLFEELAKRGFALRVVTKEEIFPAISAGPPEVVLFNLALTPGVDHLSLIQEIRSIDEHLPVFVLTENSDVATAVAFMRAGATDFMVLPAAMDQLEASLKRASQMYHLARKVFQVERKAAGKGDFLGIVGQSAKMQDNFKMISTVAKSNATVLIQGESGTGKELVAKAIHVMSGRPKHKFIDLNCGAIPRELLENELFGHERGAYTGADRRYIGSFERANGGTIFLDEISEMDPSLQVKILRVLQERSFQRVGGSEKVQVDVRVVAATNRDLQKEVEEGRFREDLYYRLNVVPLWLPPLRERREDIPLLARHFLNIYSLRNDKIFLDFHPEAMEVLINYGWPGNVRELENTIERLVVLSNDSQVKVKHLPNHLQTVDRAIGWSRDQSAQSLASEKEVHTLEQIEKQAIESALKKCEGNVLEAARRLKVGQATLYRKIRKFGIEREEP